One Oncorhynchus keta strain PuntledgeMale-10-30-2019 unplaced genomic scaffold, Oket_V2 Un_contig_30351_pilon_pilon, whole genome shotgun sequence DNA segment encodes these proteins:
- the LOC127923653 gene encoding uncharacterized protein LOC127923653 isoform X38, translated as MTQMAMYCDRSVLFLFIGDAYYCDRRSVLFLFISDAYYCDRRSVLFLFISDAYYCGRRSVLFLFISDAYYCDRRSVLFLFISDAYYCDRSVLFLFIGDAYYCDRSVLFLFIGDAYYCDRRSVLFLFIGDAYYCDRSVLFLFIGDAYYCDRRSVLFLFISDAYYCDRRSVLFLFISDAYYCDRRSVLFLFISDAYYCDRRPVLFLFISDAYYCDRSVLFLLRSDTYYCDRSVLFLFISDAYYCDRSVLFLFISDAYYCNRSVLFLFISDAYYCDRSVLFLFISDAYYCDRSVLFLFIGDAYYCDRSVLFLFISDAYYCDRSVLFLFIGDAYYYNRRSVL; from the exons aTGACTCAAATGGCCATGTACTGTGACAGGTCTGTGCTATTCCTGTTCATAGGTGATGCTTATTACTGTGACAG GAGATCAGTGCTATTCCTGTTCATAA GTGATGCTTATTACTGTGACAGGAGATCAGTGCTATTCCTGTTCATAAGTGATGCTTATTACTGTGGCAGGAGATCAGTGCTATTCCTGTTCATAAGTGATGCTTATTACTGTGACAGGAGGTCAGTGCTATTCCTGTTCATAAGTGATGCTTATTACTGTGACAGGTCAGTGCTATTCCTGTTCATAGGTGATGCTTATTACTGTGACAGATCAGTGCTATTCCTGTTCATAGGTGATGCTTATTACTGTGACAGGAGGTCAGTTCTATTCCTGTTCATAGGTGATGCTTATTACTGTGACAGGTCAGTGCTATTCCTGTTCATAGGTGATGCTTATTACTGTGACAGGAGGTCAGTGCTATTCCTGTTCATAAGTGATGCTTATTACTGTGACAGGAGGTCAGTGCTATTCCTGTTCATAAGTGATGCTTATTACTGTGACAGGAGGTCAGTGCTATTCCTGTTCATAAGTGATGCTTATTACTGTGACAGGAGACCAGTGCTATTCCTGTTCATAAGTGATGCTTATTACTGTGACAGATCAGTGCTATTCCTGTTAAGAAGTGATACTTATTACTGTGACAGATCAGTGCTATTCCTGTTCATAAGTGATGCTTATTACTGTGACAGGTCAGTGCTATTCCTGTTCATAAGTGATGCTTATTACTGTAACAGATCAGTGCTATTCCTGTTCATAAGTGATGCTTATTACTGTGATAGATCAGTGCTATTCCTGTTCATAAGTGATGCTTATTACTGTGACAGGTCAGTGCTATTCCTGTTCATAGGTGATGCTTATTACTGTGATAGATCAGTGCTATTCCTGTTCATAAGTGATGCTTATTACTGTGATAGATCAGTGCTATTCCTGTTCATAGGTGATGCGTATTACTATAACAGGAGATCAGTGCTATAA
- the LOC127923653 gene encoding uncharacterized protein LOC127923653 isoform X41, with amino-acid sequence MTQMAMYCDRSVLFLFIGDAYYCDRSVLFLFISDAYNCDRSVLFLFISDAYYCDRSVLFLFISNAYYCNRSVLFLFISDAYYCDRRSVLFLFISDAYYCGRRSVLFLFISDAYYCDRRSVLFLFIGDAYYCDRRSVLFLFISDAYYCDRRSVLFLFISDAYYCDRRSVLFLFISDAYYCDRRPVLFLFISDAYYCDRSVLFLLRSDTYYCDRSVLFLFISDAYYCDRSVLFLFISDAYYCNRSVLFLFISDAYYCDRSVLFLFISDAYYCDRSVLFLFIGDAYYCDRSVLFLFISDAYYCDRSVLFLFIGDAYYYNRRSVL; translated from the exons aTGACTCAAATGGCCATGTACTGTGACAGGTCTGTGCTATTCCTGTTCATAGGTGATGCTTATTACTGTGACAGGTCAGTGCTATTCCTGTTCATAAGTGATGCTTATAACTGTGACAGGTCAGTGCTATTCCTGTTCATAAGTGATGCTTATTACTGTGACAGATCAGTGCTATTCCTGTTCATAAGTAATGCTTATTACTGTAACAGATCAGTGCTATTCCTGTTCATAA GTGATGCTTATTACTGTGACAGGAGATCAGTGCTATTCCTGTTCATAAGTGATGCTTATTACTGTGGCAGGAGATCAGTGCTATTCCTGTTCATAAGTGATGCTTATTACTGTGACAGGAG GTCAGTGCTATTCCTGTTCATAGGTGATGCTTATTACTGTGACAGGAGGTCAGTGCTATTCCTGTTCATAAGTGATGCTTATTACTGTGACAGGAGGTCAGTGCTATTCCTGTTCATAAGTGATGCTTATTACTGTGACAGGAGGTCAGTGCTATTCCTGTTCATAAGTGATGCTTATTACTGTGACAGGAGACCAGTGCTATTCCTGTTCATAAGTGATGCTTATTACTGTGACAGATCAGTGCTATTCCTGTTAAGAAGTGATACTTATTACTGTGACAGATCAGTGCTATTCCTGTTCATAAGTGATGCTTATTACTGTGACAGGTCAGTGCTATTCCTGTTCATAAGTGATGCTTATTACTGTAACAGATCAGTGCTATTCCTGTTCATAAGTGATGCTTATTACTGTGATAGATCAGTGCTATTCCTGTTCATAAGTGATGCTTATTACTGTGACAGGTCAGTGCTATTCCTGTTCATAGGTGATGCTTATTACTGTGATAGATCAGTGCTATTCCTGTTCATAAGTGATGCTTATTACTGTGATAGATCAGTGCTATTCCTGTTCATAGGTGATGCGTATTACTATAACAGGAGATCAGTGCTATAA
- the LOC127923653 gene encoding uncharacterized protein LOC127923653 isoform X10, with amino-acid sequence MTQMAMYCDRSVLFLFIGDAYYCDRSVLFLFISDAYNCDRSVLFLFISDAYYCDRSVLFLFISNAYYCNRSVLFLFISDAYYCDRRSVLFLFISDAYYCDRRSVLFLFISDAYYCDRRSVLFLFIGDAYYCDRRSVLFLFISDAYYCGRRSVLFLFISDAYYCDRRSVLFLFISDAYYCDRSVLFLFIGDAYYCDRSVLFLFIGDAYYCDRRSVLFLFIGDAYYCDRSVLFLFIGDAYYCDRRSVLFLFISDAYYCDRRSVLFLFISDAYYCDRRSVLFLFISDAYYCDRRPVLFLFISDAYYCDRSVLFLLRSDTYYCDRSVLFLFISDAYYCDRSVLFLFISDAYYCNRSVLFLFISDAYYCDRSVLFLFISDAYYCDRSVLFLFIGDAYYCDRSVLFLFISDAYYCDRSVLFLFIGDAYYYNRRSVL; translated from the exons aTGACTCAAATGGCCATGTACTGTGACAGGTCTGTGCTATTCCTGTTCATAGGTGATGCTTATTACTGTGACAGGTCAGTGCTATTCCTGTTCATAAGTGATGCTTATAACTGTGACAGGTCAGTGCTATTCCTGTTCATAAGTGATGCTTATTACTGTGACAGATCAGTGCTATTCCTGTTCATAAGTAATGCTTATTACTGTAACAGATCAGTGCTATTCCTGTTCATAA GTGATGCTTATTACTGTGACAGGAGATCAGTGCTATTCCTGTTCATAAGTGATGCGTATTACTGTGACAGGAGATCAGTGCTATTCCTGTTCATAAGTGATGCTTATTACTGTGACAGGAGATCAGTGCTATTCCTGTTCATAGGTGATGCTTATTACTGTGACAGGAGATCAGTGCTATTCCTGTTCATAAGTGATGCTTATTACTGTGGCAGGAGATCAGTGCTATTCCTGTTCATAAGTGATGCTTATTACTGTGACAGGAGGTCAGTGCTATTCCTGTTCATAAGTGATGCTTATTACTGTGACAGGTCAGTGCTATTCCTGTTCATAGGTGATGCTTATTACTGTGACAGATCAGTGCTATTCCTGTTCATAGGTGATGCTTATTACTGTGACAGGAGGTCAGTTCTATTCCTGTTCATAGGTGATGCTTATTACTGTGACAGGTCAGTGCTATTCCTGTTCATAGGTGATGCTTATTACTGTGACAGGAGGTCAGTGCTATTCCTGTTCATAAGTGATGCTTATTACTGTGACAGGAGGTCAGTGCTATTCCTGTTCATAAGTGATGCTTATTACTGTGACAGGAGGTCAGTGCTATTCCTGTTCATAAGTGATGCTTATTACTGTGACAGGAGACCAGTGCTATTCCTGTTCATAAGTGATGCTTATTACTGTGACAGATCAGTGCTATTCCTGTTAAGAAGTGATACTTATTACTGTGACAGATCAGTGCTATTCCTGTTCATAAGTGATGCTTATTACTGTGACAGGTCAGTGCTATTCCTGTTCATAAGTGATGCTTATTACTGTAACAGATCAGTGCTATTCCTGTTCATAAGTGATGCTTATTACTGTGATAGATCAGTGCTATTCCTGTTCATAAGTGATGCTTATTACTGTGACAGGTCAGTGCTATTCCTGTTCATAGGTGATGCTTATTACTGTGATAGATCAGTGCTATTCCTGTTCATAAGTGATGCTTATTACTGTGATAGATCAGTGCTATTCCTGTTCATAGGTGATGCGTATTACTATAACAGGAGATCAGTGCTATAA
- the LOC127923653 gene encoding uncharacterized protein LOC127923653 isoform X20: MTQMAMYCDRSVLFLFIGDAYYCDRSVLFLFISDAYNCDRSVLFLFISDAYYCDRSVLFLFISNAYYCNRSVLFLFISDAYYCNRSVLFLFISDAYYCDRSVLFLFIGDAYYCDRSVLFLFIGDAYYCDRRSVLFLFISDAYYCDRRSVLFLFISDAYYCDRRSVLFLFISDAYYCGRRSVLFLFISDAYYCDRRSVLFLFIGDAYYCDRRSVLFLFISDAYYCDRRSVLFLFISDAYYCDRRSVLFLFISDAYYCDRRPVLFLFISDAYYCDRSVLFLLRSDTYYCDRSVLFLFISDAYYCDRSVLFLFISDAYYCNRSVLFLFISDAYYCDRSVLFLFISDAYYCDRSVLFLFIGDAYYCDRSVLFLFISDAYYCDRSVLFLFIGDAYYYNRRSVL; the protein is encoded by the exons aTGACTCAAATGGCCATGTACTGTGACAGGTCTGTGCTATTCCTGTTCATAGGTGATGCTTATTACTGTGACAGGTCAGTGCTATTCCTGTTCATAAGTGATGCTTATAACTGTGACAGGTCAGTGCTATTCCTGTTCATAAGTGATGCTTATTACTGTGACAGATCAGTGCTATTCCTGTTCATAAGTAATGCTTATTACTGTAACAGATCAGTGCTATTCCTGTTCATAAGTGATGCTTATTACTGTAACAGATCAGTGCTATTCCTGTTCATAAGTGATGCTTATTACTGTGACAGATCAGTGCTATTCCTGTTCATAGGTGATGCTTATTACTGTGACAGATCAGTGCTATTCCTGTTCATAGGTGATGCTTATTACTGTGACAGGAGATCAGTGCTATTCCTGTTCATAAGTGATGCGTATTACTGTGACAGGAGATCAGTGCTATTCCTGTTCATAA GTGATGCTTATTACTGTGACAGGAGATCAGTGCTATTCCTGTTCATAAGTGATGCTTATTACTGTGGCAGGAGATCAGTGCTATTCCTGTTCATAAGTGATGCTTATTACTGTGACAGGAG GTCAGTGCTATTCCTGTTCATAGGTGATGCTTATTACTGTGACAGGAGGTCAGTGCTATTCCTGTTCATAAGTGATGCTTATTACTGTGACAGGAGGTCAGTGCTATTCCTGTTCATAAGTGATGCTTATTACTGTGACAGGAGGTCAGTGCTATTCCTGTTCATAAGTGATGCTTATTACTGTGACAGGAGACCAGTGCTATTCCTGTTCATAAGTGATGCTTATTACTGTGACAGATCAGTGCTATTCCTGTTAAGAAGTGATACTTATTACTGTGACAGATCAGTGCTATTCCTGTTCATAAGTGATGCTTATTACTGTGACAGGTCAGTGCTATTCCTGTTCATAAGTGATGCTTATTACTGTAACAGATCAGTGCTATTCCTGTTCATAAGTGATGCTTATTACTGTGATAGATCAGTGCTATTCCTGTTCATAAGTGATGCTTATTACTGTGACAGGTCAGTGCTATTCCTGTTCATAGGTGATGCTTATTACTGTGATAGATCAGTGCTATTCCTGTTCATAAGTGATGCTTATTACTGTGATAGATCAGTGCTATTCCTGTTCATAGGTGATGCGTATTACTATAACAGGAGATCAGTGCTATAA